GGGCTCGAGCACTGTGGCTCGCCCGGAGCTTAGCCAACTTGGGGAGTTGTCTAAGTCAACTTGGGCTGAGGAGTCGGCTTACCCGACCCCTAAAGTCGGCAAAGCCGACTTGGTCAGGGCATGTGCGGCTCGCCTTCTTCTTTTCGTGTTTCTTCGTCGTTTGTTGCACCAAATATTATCCAACACCTGGGATGTTAAGAATTTGTTGACAAAGCCCAATTTTCATGTGGGGACACTTTTGAGTGTAAAAAATGTCCTTCATTGCTCCGCCGGtgttcattagcttctctaccgGTTCTGTTTGCCTCTTCCTACTACTGTTGGCGAACGGAACCGTGACTTCATAGTTCGTAGACGTGTTTGTTACACGGACACGCCAGGCTCGAGGGTTGTCGTTACCTCGATGGCATTTTCCACGCCTCGCGTTCTTTGTTATTGCGTCATGTGTTCTAAAAGACGATGCTTCCCAAATTTGATTTTTAGATGATCCTTGGTTTTATTCTTCTACCACTGCACATTTCTAATTGGCCATTATCCGTGTTCGTATCTTCAGTTTAATAATCAGTTTGTGGCTGCTGTCTATATCTAGGATAATTTACAATGCAAATTATGTAATTCCTATATGAAATAGAGATTGATAATACCGAGATAATCAATATGTacaattttattatttttttaatcttcTTTGAAAGGTGCATGTATTTGAATTTTATTGACAATAACATTGCACACTGATGCTTCAGCCAAAGTAACAGCAACATTTAACGCGCCCCGGCTGACCGGCCTACTTAATTGTCCATCAAAGGAATTTTTGGAAAAAAGGTTTTGTTACAGTACTCTCAAATGATTGTCGACCGTTAATTTGGATGGTAATTACCACATATTAATTCTTAGGAGGTAATAGAAGACATACTTATTTATTTAGTTTGAAGATAGAAAATATCTTGTAATTTTTTATAACTGAAATATATTGCAATTAGATCTATTAGACAAAATATCTTGCAATTAgatcaattatccaaaattatttctaattAATGTGTTACTTTGACATGTTAATATGTTGCATATTGAAGTGTCGTCACTTTTGTAGAGGTGCCAGTGACATATTAACACGATCTTGATGTTACGCGTACATTGATGTTACGTGACATGCACAGGTGATCTCTATGTAGAGTCGCAATACATGACTAAAATATGGCTCTTTTTTTACCCTAATATGACTTTTGTTGTATGTGTTTAGTCACATGTAAACGTGTATGATAACTAGCAAGCGTACATTACATGATTAAGGTTCCAGATTTTTtaacatgacatatgcaggtgaAAGCGTGGACTAGATGGTTCAAAAATGCAATGAAAAATTTTCGTAACCGGAATGGATTATATGTGCGTGCCATCTAGGCGgcaacccaaaaaaaaaaaaagatcatacAAGGCGTAACTAGATTGGTGTCTATCCAAGCAAGGAGTCTATATATACGTGTTGTATAAACATGTTAAAAAAAACTAGGAAAATTCTACCAAATGTAGTGACCTAGCAAAAACTAGGAAAAACTACGCTGCCAACCGCCATAGTACAACGTGACAACAGATAATGGAAACAGATCCAAATCAGTGAACGCAAGCAATAATATGCATTTTTTTAGAAAACACTAAATGCCTTCATGCCGCTATAGATTGTATTTCCGAAGGCTTCGTTAAATGTCCCACTATTTGCAACACTGATTGTAGAAATAGTCACACAGCAAGCTGGTATATTGTTCATATAAACACACGTCTAAATAAATTTTAAAGAATAATAAGCTAACTAACTATAGTATAGTAGTTGTAGCTAACTAACAATAACAATAATAAGCTTATATTATAAGAGGATCGAGAGAGGCTAGCAATAAACTGCAAGGTCTACTAGCAGCTAGGCGGCCAGGAAGTCCTGGATGTTTGCTTGCAGTCGATCCATTACGGCCTCCCATCCAGCTTGGGTAGGGTTCTCGTTGTCCCAGTAGAAGGAGTCGCCGGGGCTGGCGCAGACGGTGTACTGAGCTCTGCCGTTGCCGTCGAGCTGGCCACAGTAGGCGTTGTGGTCGGAGGTGTCACAGCACGGCGTGGAGCCTGCATGCGAACAACATGCATGTTTTTAGACTTGATGCATAGATATATAGATTACATACATACATTGAATTGACAATTGATTGAATTGAAGTAGCTAGCGTAGAACACACGAACGTACGTACCGGACATGGATCGGGCAAGGCTGTTGAAGGCGTTGTAGAGGTCGAGGACGTGGACGTCTTCCAGCCCATCCAGCTTGCGCCTGAGAAGCCTGTTGTGGGTGGTGGCGAGCGTGTTGCCGGCACCGTCACACTGCGCGTAGCCGACGGACTGCCTGGCGCGCCATGGCGAGCAGCCAAGCGGGGGCATGGAGTTCACCAGCACCTTGGACACACCGATCTCCTGTAGCCTTTTGACGCCCTCGACGATGCCGTCTGtcacgtcgtcgatgtaggcgTCGAGCTGCATGCACATTATGTCGTCCATGGTCATGATCATGATCATGATCAAGCAAACAAATTAGATTAGATCAATCTATAGCTACTAGCAAACACACACATAGCTATATAAACTAACTAAGGCCTAATGTAAGAGTAGATCGATCTagctagctagtacttacttggCGGTCGCTGGTGGTGTCGCTGACGTGCGAGTAGTCGTGGCCGTTGGAGACGGACAGAAGCGCGACTGAATTCTCTAGCTGCTTGTCGTCGACGGATCCGTGATCCACAAATTCACCAAACTGGCTGATCTGCTCGCGCAGGGACAGCTGCTCCTCCTGTCGCCCGTTCATGACGCCGGAGAAGGGCACGGCGAAGTTGATGCCATTCTCAACCTCAGCCCTGGTGCGTAGGGTGCTGAACACCGGAGGGGACTCATCCATCCCCAGCATCTGTGCTGCAAACAAGAAAACCAATCCATCCAACATCCATCATATCTATCTACTTCAGTACGTACGTACGTTATCTAACaaggtatatatatgcatggcagATCGATGCGATCGTACGTGGTGAACGTTTATGTACTTACCCAGGAAATCCGACTGCACTAGACCGTCGGAGAGGCGGCCGGTTGCTTGGTTGCCATGGGACGAGTCAGAGCTCCCGTAGGGGTAGTACCACCCACGCGACACTCTACTCCTCCCTGATGATTTAGGGAGGTTGCCGGCATCGACGAAGGAATCGCCGAAGACGAAGAGCGTGTAGTCCTTCCGCCGCCGTTCGCGGTGGCGCCGGCACTCAACGTGGAGGCTACCTGcggtgaggatgaggaggaagcaCACAACCAAAAGGGTTTTCCTCATGGTTGGGTTTGTTCAGATGCGTTAGGGTGGGCGCCGATACCCCTCCCTGCGCTTTGCCTCTGTATATATAGATATATTGCTGGCCGGATAAAGCACTTCATCTCCAATAGAGTCCTCGTATATCGTTGAGGATTGTAGGGGAGTCTTCACGTCCTACGATGTGATATGTAATAAAATATTGCTGGCCGGATAAAGCACTTCATCTCCAATAGAGTCCTCGTATATCGTTGAGGATTGTAGGGGAGTCTTCACGTCCTACGATGTGATATGTAATAAAACTATCAAGATCGACGGGTTATCTCAGAGTTCCATAGCAAGTcccatctagaaaagccaaaacgtctgcGATTTGAAATAGAGGAAGTACAAACCAACATGACCGTGGTGCTTTGTCCATTACTAGTAAACAtgctcgtgcgttgcaacgggagaaaatcAAAACTTATATCTCTACTTAGTTACTAAAGATATGCATATTTTGCATTTAATCCATTGGCAATGAAGCAATAATTACATTAGAACATTGACCATCTATAAAAGTGCAATATGGAATAATGCCAGCCAAATTTGCAAATTCCTTAGGTCATGCAAAATAAGTAGAAATATATAAAATCATATTGTTTTTGAATCAAATATATAAACATATTTAATTATCCATGAAAGAGCGGAAAAGTTCAGTGGTAAAGAGGAATCCATGAAGTCAGCCCGCCTCGCTCACTAGGGCTCCGCCCTAGTGGCTACGTCTGCTCGCCGTTGCCGCCGCTGGCGGCAACTACCTCGCCGGCGTCTGCCACCTCCTCCCcacccccttctccttctccgctCGCCTCCCCACCCCCAACAGGTGGTCGTGGCTGCCTCGCTACCCGACCGCCACCACCTCCCGCAGTGCCACGTCTGCTAGCGGAACCCCCGTTGCCGCTTCCTAGTTAGATTGGACAATAAACTACGCAAGATTTCTGTTTATGATTTAATTAATTAGACCATTAGCTGATCTAGGTTATAATAAGAATATTTTTTTATTCTTAATCAAATTACATCAATAATTTAGTAGTAGGAATATTTGATTATTATATAAGGATTAGGGAAGGATGAAGGATCCAAAGATACGTAATattgtatttattatttatttttatgtttaTAGGAAAAATATGAGAGAATCGGGAaaacaaaaatgacatgcaaaataATAAGGGAAAGGGCATGAGACGGACCTGATAGtccagaaaagaaaaaagagaaaaaggagaagaaaaaacaaaaagaggaAATCTGGAAAAGAAGTGAAACGAATACGAAAATGAAAAATGGATCCGATAAGTAACTGATCGGAGATAGTCTAAAAAACGGAAAAGGCCGAACAGATGACGGAataggaaaacaaaaaaaaccgaATTTACTATATATAGTAATCGTATTGGGTATGGACTTTTTTTGCGCATGAATATGGACTCTTTGGTTAAACATAGACCATACACAATCCAATACGTTTTGAAATCGGACTCCGTATTACGCTAGACAAGAGCTATTCTAATTCGTATGAGCACGGATTATATATATAACTCTAGACGAAAGAAACTCTCGACTACCGGTAGTTTGGGGGAGGTGGACGAAAAAAAGGATGGACGAAAAAATAGTCAGaatttttgcctctttattattattattattattattattattattattattattattatatatatatatatatatatatatatatatatatataccggaAAGAGGCGGCACCACAACAAATGTAAATTTTGTCCATCTTGAAATCTTATTTTACAATAATGATTATGTGTCATCATCAATTTAGTTGGCACAATAAATTTCCACGGTAGTTCGTGATGCAGCCAATCTCACCGATTTTATTACAACCGTTGGTGATGTTTTGTTAGATTTCATATAGATGGGCCTGGCCCATATTTTATAATCTAATAAATTCTAGGGTCATAGTAAATCACTTCGGTGTATCATAGTTTTAATCCGATTTTGACTTTTGTTGAGTCAACCACGCGTGCACCTATTGAGAAGTTGAAAGAGGCTAAGGAAGTGCCACATGGGCGCGTGCGCTCGCGCCGAGCCGTGGTGGGCGATGCGTGCCGTGCACGTGCGCGGTGGTTTTTGTCACTTGGGTATGGAGTCAGCATACGTACCGCAGGACACAAATTCTTCCCATAGCCTGCGGTTCTGCTCGCACGGAGGCACGGTGAGGCGGCACGGTCACACGGCTGTAGCTCTCCTCCTGGAACTCCTGCGCTACTTAACTCAACGCTCTAGCCCATGAAAGAGTCACACTACTCAACAAACCGCCACCGTAACTCTTCTTGTCGAGCCACCTCTGAGTCAGCATATGTACCGCAGGATGTGGATTCTTCCTGTCTAAGCTGTGGTTCCACTCGCATGGAGGCGCGGTCACACGGTCGTAGCTCTCCTCCTGGAACTCCTGCGCTACTTAACTCAACGCTCCAGCCTGTGAAAGAGTCAT
This sequence is a window from Miscanthus floridulus cultivar M001 chromosome 10, ASM1932011v1, whole genome shotgun sequence. Protein-coding genes within it:
- the LOC136487933 gene encoding GDSL esterase/lipase At5g03610-like: MRKTLLVVCFLLILTAGSLHVECRRHRERRRKDYTLFVFGDSFVDAGNLPKSSGRSRVSRGWYYPYGSSDSSHGNQATGRLSDGLVQSDFLAQMLGMDESPPVFSTLRTRAEVENGINFAVPFSGVMNGRQEEQLSLREQISQFGEFVDHGSVDDKQLENSVALLSVSNGHDYSHVSDTTSDRQLDAYIDDVTDGIVEGVKRLQEIGVSKVLVNSMPPLGCSPWRARQSVGYAQCDGAGNTLATTHNRLLRRKLDGLEDVHVLDLYNAFNSLARSMSGSTPCCDTSDHNAYCGQLDGNGRAQYTVCASPGDSFYWDNENPTQAGWEAVMDRLQANIQDFLAA